A single region of the Chelmon rostratus isolate fCheRos1 chromosome 5, fCheRos1.pri, whole genome shotgun sequence genome encodes:
- the gpx8 gene encoding probable glutathione peroxidase 8, with the protein MEALGGYPARSSNPKAKKLTVLLSMTVGVGCLFLLQTQLLKPRKPADFYSFEVKDAKGRMVSLERYRGKASLVVNVASHSEQTEANYRSLQALHRELGTSHFNVLAFPCGQFGDTETGASRDIEAFAKSTYGVTFPFFSRIKIMGSEADPAFRFLTDSVKKIPKWNFWKFLVNPEGKVVRFWRTDEPMESVRDEATALVREIILKKRVEL; encoded by the exons ATGGAGGCCTTAGGGGGCTACCCTGCCAGGTCCTCCAACCCAAAAGCGAAGAAGTTGACGGTCCTGCTGAGCATGACAGTCGGTGTGGGCtgtttgttcctgctgcagacGCAGCTGCTGAAGCCGAGAAAACCTGCGGACTTTTATTCTTTCGAGGTCAAAGACGCGAAGGGGAGGATGGTTTCTCTGGAGAGGTACCGAGGAAAA GCGTCTTTGGTTGTAAACGTGGCGAGTCACAGCGAGCAGACGGAGGCGAACTACAGGTCTCTGCAGGCTCTGCACCGGGAGCTGGGCACCTCTCACTTCAACGTCCTGGCCTTCCCCTGCGGCCAGTTCGGGGACACAGAGACCGGGGCCAGTCGGGACATCGAGGCTTTCGCCAAGTCCACCTACGGCGTCACTTTCCCCTTCTTCAGCAGGATCAAAATAATGGGCTCAGAGGCGGACCCTGCCTTCAGGTTCCTCACAG ATTCTGTTAAGAAAATCCCGAAGTGGAACTTCTGGAAGTTCCTGGTGAACCCAGAGGGGAAGGTGGTGCGGTTCTGGCGAACGGACGAGCCCATGGAGAGCGTCCGGGACGAGGCTACGGCGCTGGTGCGAGAAATCATCCTGAAGAAGCGGGTGGAGCTATGA